GGACACACCTGGCTGGCGGGGCACTCGCTCGGGTCGTCCCTGGCACTGGCCATCGGACGAGAAATGGCCAAGTGCCACGGAATACATATCGAGACCTACTTGTTTAATCCGCCCTTCATAACTTTGCCAATCGAGTGGATCAAGAGCAAAACAGTGAAGTTCGGGCTGAGGATCATCAGTAGTGCGATTACTGCTGGCGTTGCTGCTATTGCTGGTGCTGGTGCTGGTTCTAGGGAAATGGACTCTTTTACCGCGCTGCCGGCGTGGGTCCCATACCTGTTTGTTAGCCGGTCGGACCCGATAAGCTCGGAATACGCGGGCTATTTCAAGCATAGGGGGGATATGGAGGCGATCGGGGCGGGGGGGATTGAGAGGGTTGCAACCGAGAATGCGCTCGGGAGCATTTTTTCGTCGTGTGAAGCGTTGCACCTTCTTCCCTCCGCCTATCTGAGTATCAACGGCTCGGCGGCAGGGTTTAGAGAGGCTCATGGGATCAGCCAATGGTGGAGACATGAGTTGGAGTTGGAATACAAGTATTACCTTCACAACTAGGAGAAGATTTTCCttatcctttttctttcttttttctccagTCAACGCTGCCACATTGCCCAACCACccaattttttgttgttttttgtgTGTAGCATATAAGTTGTtgtagtaaattttattcattttatgatttatattattttttcgcatACCATACATCAAATTAATGGTAACTTTACGATGATTCTAATGAAACTCAATTGCATACGTTCTGACGAAAAAAATTGCATGaattataaattgtatatttcTATAACGACTTACCAATAAACATTCTCCATTGCATTGTTATGATTTTCTAAGTCAATGTACATAATGCACTAAATTCAATGAACTAATgcagaaaaaattgaaatatgatttAAGTATTTTACAGAATTTGCAGGCAATTGTATGCAATGTCCTAAATGGAGCATATTTACTGgcgaaaaaattgtaatgtTGTTTATATGCTTCAAATTTACAAGCAGTTGTATGAAATGCTCTAAGTGTAGTATATGTACTGTCCTGAGTACAATATATCTAATTATGCCCCAGTGTCGTGTATGTAATGCCAAAAAATCAGACAAAATTTACCCATTAATGCATTATTCACATGAAACTAATGACGGACAAAATCCCTAGATCTccactatttatttatgatctAAGGATTCATATTTGACCTTAATTCTGAGATAAAATCAGGATGCATTTTAGTTATACCTACCCTCTACCAGGATGAATATGTACATGTCTAAGAGCTTATATCCagtaaaacatttaaaaaaatctttcgAACACAAAATCATGTCCAAGGAACTCACACAAGATTCCGTCTAACGATAGGAACACAACCGGTGACATAACCAGCAAGGCCCCGACGCCATGATGGAAATCTTTCAACTTCCGACTTGTCCAAACCCTCGTAGACAAACGACGCCTCAATTTTCGACGCAGTCTCCGAGTTAATAAACTACCCACATTACCAAACTGCCGGAATGCCACAATACGTGATCACACTCCGGCATCAACTTGAAATTCAACGTCGTCTTAAACGGCCTCCAGAAGAGCAACTGTTTCCAGACGGAGGCGAGGAAGATTGAGAGGGTTGCCACCAAGAATTTGCCAATTGTGGAGCCATGATTTGGAGTTGGAATGCATACATTACCAACCGAATTAGTCAACAATATATCAAGACAATGAAGCGCAACTCAGTTGGTAAAACGTTTTCCCTCCGATCAATAGATTATTGGTTTGAATCATCATCAGGGAACCATTGTTGATACTCTATTCTATATGTAACACCCCACTTttttgaaccctaattttcgagacataaaatttttgcattaaatgcttttaatgctatggagtatgtgaattaaatgatgagtgatttattgcATAATTCTTTGTGATCTAATTGCGATTtggagttgagtttgagttgaatagtcaaacttgttgattatatgacgtggctattggATAGTCAATATTGTGACGTGGAGGTGAAAATTAGAATGGTGGATTTTGTGACGTaattatgtgaatattttgatgcggcgaaataatattgtggtgaattattcctaagggatgagtgagattaaataggagcaccattattttattgaaattttcgaccacttctatttattggaaataaattttatttttcttggatttaattatttgcttgggataattatccaaattaaattcaagattattccttatttcctccatgaaattttcgacccctatgTCTACacatggagattttcgaaaatctcctatttatgagagaagagattattttattatattatttgatcccttatttattctcttccatgaataaattcaaatatcctagcatatcttaccatatctaaggagatcttgccatatcctattttaattaatatttgaaattgattccTTATGGAGGAATCAATATTAACGCCACTTTCCTAATTATTTAGGGAggattactatttttattctgttccgtgatattttattttttcgacCCCTATGTCTACacatggagattttcgaaaatctcctatttatgagagaatggattattttattatattatttgatctcttatttattctcttccatgaataaattcaaatatcctatcatatcttaccatatctaaggagatcttgccatatcctattttaattaatatttgaaattgattccttatggaggaatcaatattaacgccactttcctaattatttggggaggattattatttttattctgctccgtgatattttattctaatccgtgaaataccaaattaaatcatatgctaattaaatagcatataaaattcaaaacccCCTTATTTCTCACCAGAATTAACTCCACTCTCCTCCCATATCTCCtcaaatctttttatttatttaattatgggattatatcttgcactctataaataggagtgaaaccctaaacctaaatcaaaaaaatcgtctctctctctccctcacgCTGTTTCcactctcccactctctcccaaattttcttctacttttctccaagatttcttcatcttttgagaagaattcaagttgaagcctcaagaattattgaagaatcaagattctactttgtttctaccgttcgttctatcgagaaaaaggtatttttatattaatcttttctcatctaaccgataaatcggtgttcttgaaccctcatgcatatagattgAGTAAAAAGGGGAAACAACTGTTGAATATGGGGTgatgtgcgtgtgtgtgtgcatcGGTATACGTGTGTACATGTGTGTtcgtgtgtgtgcgtgtgtatGTGTTGaggaacactcatgcgtgacatgtTTTGATGATGGATCTGGAGTTGTGGTGCAAATAGAAAGTGATATGAtaatcatgccttgatttttttaaaatgataatataaaacaaatcgatgggaaaaagggaaacgttgggaatatgcatgattttgagtagatgattgagacttacttgtgatactgataaggctaatttcatgcatcggttatatgtgaaaagcgttacattttgttgggtctaacacggtttataagccaggtgtgacagaatcgctagatcaaggaggTGCTGAAGGAAACAATCTAGcgatggaatgaagtaaaaatgagcagaatctaaggaaaaagaaggcgtgaaggagggagtcagtagctgagggcaacaaagtctatctatacctcgttGGGtcccactccaacgcctataaatagaggagcatgcaacacacaaatCATCACTCTTTTTCGctcactcttagctcacacacataacacacatttgggaatgggagatctggggtagtttcGGTTCAGAAGGGGTTTTTCTGCAGAAATTTCAGTCCCAACACCATCCGcttgagggcgaagatacaatctctttaattttcagtttgttttgcacttttacggtcgaacttcacttttgggagtcgatttggttgttgatgCTACTGATTATCTATTTACTTCTGTTAGTTTGCGTTTATCTGTGatttttcaagttgatttacgtagatccTGCTATTGAGAGTTTATTTTGACAAGTtatatgtcgatctctgtttttgctGTTGTGGTACTTgatctgggaatttggtgatagatctgtggtttgttgattgattggGGGTTGTTGTTTAAATCTAGAGTTGtgaaatgtttcttttggttggagtttgtgtcggacgcttggatccggagtggatttggcgtctgaggttggatccgaAGTGAGGAGGttgagttgtgcatggatttgagttttccgcttgctttctgttttgcttcgtctagcATCTGTAGATCTGTTTAGCTCTTTGTTATTACTCTTTAAAATGGTTTAGATTCAGTGTGCTCTGTtctgatttcgttcatgttgtttttcttctgAGTTTCTACGCAAATTGGttaaagaagatgatgtcgctgttagttagtaccagAGTTAGTTGTTTTGCCAGCTTTCCGTCCgtactctgtttttttttttcagtcatggtccccacagtcagtttgtttcccaggtctagtaattagagtagtttcttagatctagtgattgttaggttaattttcgtgcatgatTTGCTGtttcgcctaggtctagctgttcgCGTAGCAGTTTTAAATTCCCAAGTTAAGTTtagtttcctcaacccaagaaaaatgcgtggcagcagtcaaccccaaaaaaaataactccaaatccttgaacatgattgttacgcatccatctctgtgggatcgatccctacttccctatgctaggtttagtaaagtggttgagggtttttgaaagagtgctctgtgtgtccgacgaccaacgagttcctagaccgcgtgatctagtggatttgctggaccaagGGAACCTGTTATATTCTTTCTGTGCGCACAGCGTGTCAACCATACATAACAGCAAATTGGTCTTTCAGATACgcataaattaaatgtgataaCTCGCGCTCTTGGCGTGATAGCAAGAGGAAGAGCGTACTTGTGATCTAAggagtcgaggtgggctttatttactaaactcttttattaccaaaatattgattatggtgttataagggtggattaaaatattatgtcatgcctgtgattgttttgGTTATGTTGTGtgtctgatgcctagtttgtgagtccGTTCCATTAGGCTATAtggctatataaacgaattcaggtctgagtagggccgcaaaccctatcaggctagtgtacactgTTGGGATCCAGAGCCGtgcttgctagtcggccggtctcgtgggtgaatagtgtggccacactttcgtcgtactatggaattgttgattgttgagaaaatgagaagaatTGTTTGACTGGTCagtctatgaaattattttgtgatacttgatgatattcttttataactgcaaactcgagttcactatggtaaggatGACATATCTactaaaaatgttttggcaagagtccactgagtatgtctaaaatactcagccctgcatgtgttttccctatgtgcaggttgagcggcgacgagCGGTTGGAGGTGTTGAGCTagttaattgaataacatgatcATTTGAAACTCCgtgtgtagttgtgtcttcatacatggcttcacCTTTCTCTTGGATGCTTCCGTTGAGACATGAAACTTATTATCGTTTGTTTGAGTTTGAACTTATTCCTTTTGGTTTAGAATATTGAGACATAATGTGTTTTTTGGATTATACTAAACCCTTGTCTTTTGAGCATAATTTACAATATCTATTCATCATTGGTTTTCTTGATTaagccgttgacttattgctttAATAGTTCATTAAATACCTTGGTCAAGtccctttaaatgaaaccctagcatATGTTCTTATTACTtttaagtccgcctaggtAGCgatcgccgtatttattataccctataAAGGCGGGTTGTTACACTATATGTATACATGTATAAAAAGTCTACACACAAACTCGTGTAGttgttcatttttattcaataaccTCACAAATATCACAaccattaattataaattgttttatttaattaatcatatgtgACACATCGATCAGCattctaattttctataattttttaacagaTGCTGATTAATTTTCGTGCATTGAATGTGatgttaaaaataaagtattttgGTTGATATAGTATCACAGTAAagattgttttaaattaaaatattgatgaaCATGAAAGATTGTTTtagaatatatagaaaataaattgttttaatgTGTAAGAGAACTGGGATAAAGAGAAAgctagtactactacttcaCTTGATTATAGAGAGGTCTTTGGTACACATACGCGGGGGAGAGGTGGCGGTGGCGATGGACGAAGAGGAGTCGAGGATGTGGCAGTGGAGAGGAGACGGCAGACGGTATAGGTGGGGATGCGAATACCACTAATTCACGTGCACAAGAATAGGTCAATCagtttgatgaaaaaaaataatcagaCCACATAGCCCAAAAAacttaattgaaaaattacaGTTTATCTTATTGGGCTCATCAGCCAACCTTCAAGCATGGATAGCTAAACTATACCATCAAATGACAAAAACATGTATaggataaaattataatctatATTAACATAGCTACCAAACTATTTCTGTTGCTTTTatggaaattaattttaaatacctCCATTTAATTAGTTGCATACTTGCTTATTGTTTATGTAAAAGTCCGCTGAATTGGTCCAAATTAGAACTTTATACCAAGTCATCATTGACTTTGTTTTCATTTGCTAACACTCCTCTAATCAACATGATGAGCATACCGTACATGTTATAATTATTAGGTGTTACAATTATAAATACAgctaaatcaaattttttttttttagtatagaATATGCTCTCCAAACCTCCAATAGCCATTGACTTCAccaaatagtataaatttttaagcAACTTGCTCTAAAAAATAGCTTCCACTATTCTTCTCTCTTGTCACATATACTGATATAAGTTTGAGAATCTTAAGAATACAGATTCAAGATTTCTCTCTTCTTGGGGACGAACTTTCGAATTTTGAGGTAATTTTACATCTAATTATTGATGTGATTaattttagtactatataagATTAATGTGATTAATTTTGTGCAGTTAATAGAATTAATGGCATGTGAATGTGAGAGTCAAGTTTTCAGCCTCAGTGGCCCTTCATTTCTCACCGCCGTTGATTGGTAACACCACATTCTAtcatatagtatttttatgtttacgAATTACCGACGGAATTATCGACGAATGTCTGTTGGTAACAGGAGCAACTCCCACCACAGAAGATCCGTGGCGGCGAGCTTGGTCCAAGGAGTATATGCCCTGGAGGAAGACAGGCATCGGAACAGGCAGGGTTCCGATGCCTTGGCTCCTCCATGGTGGCTCTCCTTCAACTTCCGGCTCGTCCAAATCCTCGTCGACAGCCACGACGTCTCGCACTTCGGCGCGATCTTTGAGTTCGTCAACTACCCGTACTACCACCAGGCCCCGGCCGGGCAGCGGCCGCCGCAGTACGTGGTCGCGTTCCGCGGCACGATCCCGAAGGCCGGCAACCGGAAGGAGGACTTCAAACTGGACATCCACCTGGCGGTCAACGACCTCCAGAAGAGCAGCCGCTTCCAGACAGGCCTGGAAGCAGCCAGCCAGACAGTCCGGTACGGGACTGTCTGGCTGGCAGGCCACTCCCTGGGGTCCTCCCTGGCACTGGTTGTCGGGCGGGAGATGGCGAAGAGCTATGGGTGCCATCTCGAGACGTACTTGTTCAACCCGCCCTTCGTGTCCCCGCCCATCGAGCGGATCAAGAGCGACAAGGTGAAGCTCGGGCTCAGGCTCGCCGGCAGTATAGTGACTGCCGGCGTTGCTGTTGTTGCTGGTGCTGTTGCTGGTGCTGGTGCTAGAGACATCGACCCTTTTGTCGCGCTTTCGACATGGGTCCCGTATTTGTTTATTAACCGGTCGGATCCGATATGCTCGGAATACGCGGGGTATTTTAAGCATAGGGAGGATATGGAGGCGATCGGGGCGGGGAGGATTGGGAAGGTTGCTACGAAGAATTCGATCGGGAGCATTTTGTCGTCGCGGGAAGCGTTGCACCTTCTTCCCTCGGCTTATCTGACCATCAAcggcgcggcggcggcgagCGTTAGGGAGGCGCATGGGATTTGCCAATGGTGGACACATGACTTGCAGTTGGAATACAAGTATTACCAAAACAActagttttttcttttcatttttcttcggCCCACATTGCCCAATCAccacacttttcttttctttttttatttttttttgcgtGATTTATTGTGGAACATTAGAATTATGTCCATATTAACTGTTGAAATCTACTACACTATTATGCAGAAAATTGGTTGGTAGAAGTATAATTTAGTcaagaatatgtattttttagcTGATTTCGATTATTGATATAAATGGGCTTGTGCATAACAATTGATATAGAATTTGGATAATTTTTAAGacactatatataattcatcTAGAATTGAGTCagaagattattttagttggacgGAATGTGTACGACtgattatcataaaattaataattagatCTTATAAACTAAACATTACTATGTTACAATTCCAAAAGCTATTATTGACCTCCAATGGTGGAGACATGACCTAGAGGTTGGAATACAAGTATTACCAAACACAATTagtatcttttttcttttcatttttcttcggTCAGCGCTGCCACATTGCATAAACATCACTTTTCTATTGTTTTGCGTGATTTAATGTTGTCGAACATTAGTTATGTCCATATTGGTTGGTAGGCATATAATTTACGAGAACATATTTTTAGctgattttttcaattattgatATGGCCATATGGGCTTGTGCATAACGAATTTggatagtattttttaaggcaatataaaagtgaaaaattaaatcacacCCACTTCTCTactaagtttttttttgtgtgatttaGGGACGCAAAACAAATTTGTGGTAGCTATGTTTTAGATGCGgattttttatagaaattttgtttaattaaaatggagaaacTTTAAGACCtcatgaaagagaaaaattgaaatgaatggGCTACGTAAGGagaatatattcattttatagaaaaatagaCAAGGTCAAAATTGTGAAGTAAGAAAGATTAAATTTAAGTACCCAATTAGTCATTACTCCTATTACTTATTAATTCTGTGATGGGATGAGTTTGGTTGGCCTCCCTTTCATGTTTGTAGTAATCTAACTTAGTATTAGATCGGATATCCAATTAGATATTGTTCAGTTGTTGagactaattatattataattcatctagaattaagttatgagattattttagttgagaGGGTGCCTATAACAAATTATCATACGATTAataatctaggattaagttgtgagattcaatATGATAAACtaaacataatattatatatttaatcctGAGATATAATTTTGCTATCCAAATAATCCTTTATGTTACAATTCCAAAACATATTATTGACCTCATATATGGGAATATACCTTAATCCCAAGTTGATATTTACTAATACAAGGGGATAATATTCTAATCTTAAACttctttgatttatttgaattagtCAATAGAGCTATTATTTCCACTAGCCACAACttgcttttcttttattgGTCAATTAGCTTGACTATTTAAAGCTAGCTGTATCACTTTTAATTGTGCGCATCTTGTCCTAGAGAATAGGAACTTGTTatcatctttgttttttaattatgttttatttttgttgaaaatcaCATGATTTCATACTTCCTCcatctttaaaaaatagaaatatttaaaacgacacgagttttaacgcataattagtaaaataagatagagacagagaaaaagtaatagaAATAGTGTTAGCGAATTGTGGAGTTCACATTttaaactagaaaatttcacataccaaaatgtaaaataatttctatttttaaagaacaAGGTAATACAAAAAATCATTGATTCGGAGTTCCAAAATTCTCTAACGGTAACCGAATCCCCTAAACCTTTAATATTGTCATAGCTCGCCCATTGACTTCCAACACTTACTAACCATTGACCGTCGGTCCGATTCCGAACCAAAACGACAGTTTTGGTCTGATCTTGCAACATTACTTCATCGTCTTTTTTCATCACCACGTGTTCGATAAAATGCCGATTATGGGCCAAACGCCACTGTCTTCTTACATAATATGCCGAATATGGACCACACGCCACATCTTCAATAAAAATGCCTTTGCACATGCTCtaagagtataaaatatgatgAAGATTGATGTTAAGAGACTCATTTcacaattgaatttttttttttttacaaagttGCATATTAGCTAGTAGAGAAGCACAGGCACATTGGTATCATACATATACAACCACCCAAAGAAACCAAAATCcaaagaggaagaaaaaaaaaagaatgaattttGTTAGGTAGAAAGATTTGGTATGCAGACCCCGGCATCAGGGTTCTGCTGTTCCTTCCAGATCCTTCCAGTAACTCTAAGCTTAAGTTCCTTCCTGTCGCCGCCCGAGAAAAACAGCGCCATGTTCCGTTGGATGATCAGCCCGTCGTGACTATCCCTCACCTTGCGGTGGCTGTCCCGAATGCTCCGCGGCGTCCCCTCCCATATCAGCTTCCTCCCGTTAGCTCCCACCTCTAAACTATAGCTGTAGTTGCGCGCTTCAGCTTCATCACCCATGAAACGGAGGAACGCCATGTACACGGGCGCCATCCTCAGCTGGAACGCTTCGAAATGAAGGCAGAAATATTGCCCGAAACAATGGAATACCTAATCAAACACAATGGAGATGAATCTTTCAGAATCCTAATTGCAAATAATTAGGGGATAATTACACTAATTATACAAAAAGATTGAAGTTTGCATATAtggtactctctccgtccgaGTATAGCGACCGATTTTGACTTGGAGCGGATTTTAAGAATCAGGTCATTCTAATGGGTGGAAACATCAGGGGAATGTGAATTTCACTTTtgtatattggttttataatagaaagtgagagTAATGATTTAGTAGAGTATGGGGTACACTTacggaaaatagaaaaaaagcaAATGGGGATTTTAATCGAGGACGtaccaaaatatcaaaatgggACATCATATCGAGGGCATAAGGAGTACAAAAGGTTTCATTTGTGTACCATTCTAATACATTTTGTCATCTACATTTAGACGTTGTCAACCTTTTGCCTATGTAGAGTACAAAACCTTAATCAAAGAGTTGACGGCGTCTAAACATAGATGACGTTTAAAATGAAACGCGGATGGAACTTTTTGTATCATTTATGCAAACTTCAAACTTTTTGTACCAATATAAACAACGGTGAAAATTTTTGCATGAAAAGTGTAATTATCCACAATAAGTTAACCATAACTAGAAAATGCGGAACTCACTGTTAACATCCACGTTGCGTTTTCTACTTCACGGGGGTTTGACTTGACATAGCGGTGATTGAAGGTGCACCCTGTGTGCATGTCCACTTTGTGGTCGTCTCTCAAATGTGCAACCAGGTGAGGAGTGTCTCCTGTGACCGAGCACTCTGATCCGGCATACGGACAACTGTATGGTCTGAAGTTGCAAACTGTTTCGTGCTTGAGTTTGCTGTAATACGGGAATATTTCGGCACACCCCAGTGAGAAAAACTTGCAGGGAAGCTCTAGTGACTCCGCGACCTTCTCTAGTGCTAAACAC
The genomic region above belongs to Salvia hispanica cultivar TCC Black 2014 chromosome 3, UniMelb_Shisp_WGS_1.0, whole genome shotgun sequence and contains:
- the LOC125216207 gene encoding GDSL esterase/lipase At4g10955-like, with protein sequence MGRKSQNFSTSGPTFLTAVDWSNSHHRRSVAACLVQGVYTLEEDRRRGRAGPDALAPPWWHSFNFLPIQILVDNHDLSIYGAVFEFTNYPYHNHEAAPTAQRPPRYMIAFRGTILKPGNRKQDLKLDFHLWLNDHKNSTRFHTGLETVSQVIQYGHTWLAGHSLGSSLALAIGREMAKCHGIHIETYLFNPPFITLPIEWIKSKTVKFGLRIISSAITAGVAAIAGAGAGSREMDSFTALPAWVPYLFVSRSDPISSEYAGYFKHRGDMEAIGAGGIERVATENALGSIFSSCEALHLLPSAYLSINGSAAGFREAHGISQWWRHELELEYKYYLHN
- the LOC125215958 gene encoding GDSL esterase/lipase At4g10955-like is translated as MACECESQVFSLSGPSFLTAVDWSNSHHRRSVAASLVQGVYALEEDRHRNRQGSDALAPPWWLSFNFRLVQILVDSHDVSHFGAIFEFVNYPYYHQAPAGQRPPQYVVAFRGTIPKAGNRKEDFKLDIHLAVNDLQKSSRFQTGLEAASQTVRYGTVWLAGHSLGSSLALVVGREMAKSYGCHLETYLFNPPFVSPPIERIKSDKVKLGLRLAGSIVTAGVAVVAGAVAGAGARDIDPFVALSTWVPYLFINRSDPICSEYAGYFKHREDMEAIGAGRIGKVATKNSIGSILSSREALHLLPSAYLTINGAAAASVREAHGICQWWTHDLQLEYKYYQNN
- the LOC125215789 gene encoding E3 ubiquitin-protein ligase SINAT3-like, whose amino-acid sequence is MEMDNISSIEGNEDEEMQSAVSHSNQNAHSHQCSSKPLGGFVAGLAPTSVHELLECPVCTNSMYPPIHQCHNGHTICSTCKSRVHNRCPTCRQELGDIRCLALEKVAESLELPCKFFSLGCAEIFPYYSKLKHETVCNFRPYSCPYAGSECSVTGDTPHLVAHLRDDHKVDMHTGCTFNHRYVKSNPREVENATWMLTVFHCFGQYFCLHFEAFQLRMAPVYMAFLRFMGDEAEARNYSYSLEVGANGRKLIWEGTPRSIRDSHRKVRDSHDGLIIQRNMALFFSGGDRKELKLRVTGRIWKEQQNPDAGVCIPNLST